From Chryseobacterium gallinarum, one genomic window encodes:
- a CDS encoding choice-of-anchor L domain-containing protein has translation MLNRRTGSLFLILFFAFIGNFVFSQDRERIQVAKPDGSVSRRATDFIDVNAAGYPESGYNITQLVKNVLISGGGCATSNVSNVTVSPNLPANDQNRSWGYFNKATTNFPFSKGIILSTGYANKAGNSFNLNLSDDLGSGGDVDLATALGIPNNKLKNATYIEFDFVAASTEITFKYLFASKEYQQSFPCTITDGFALLLKKVGDPTYTNLAVLPGGAGAVSVTNIHPFIPGPTGCGPVNEAYFGGFNNPQIETNYDGRTIPLTAKANVIPGETYHFKMVLADYQDPNFDSAVFLEAGSFDIGVKILDPAGVQLPASVNMCDNAPQTFTASVQGANITYQWYLNNTPINGATNASYTATQPGVYSVKVYVQGNTCPGEATITVVGGTSPTVQNASLTACYTAGNATFNLTSAQAAISTTAGATFAYYTTLADANAGNTNTIPNPTAYPSPGGQTVYVLVKNGFCSKVAELQLIKAPQMTASIAPPTALTCANSQTTLDASASVYPAGATFNWTTTGGNIVSGGTTLNPVINAPGTYTLTISNTYQPGNLNCTAVATVTVTGDSAPPTTGLTATKVKICNGESVTLTASGGATYNWTGLPGTGNTQTVSPTATTTYTVTAVGANGCVSQNPATITIEVSQPFTAQNAILHKCYAPGLTYDLTEAQTQISTSTGLTFTYYVNQADANAANGNFIANPTAYSPPGNQTIYVLVSNGGCSYVVSLQLLRTAVTTLTIAAPQTITCTTPQITLNASASVIPAGSTITWATTGGNIVSGGNTLTPVVNAGGTYTLTVTNVSQPGNVSCTYTSSVTVNEDRVAPVAALVSSQPRICVGESVTLTASGGATYNWGNGLTGNGNTQVVSPTSTTVYTVYAVGANGCISATPASVTVEVGPPVAGIAASKSKICAGESVTLTATGGITYNWVGLTGNGNTQVVSPTVTTQYSVYALGGNGCSSVNPATIIIEVVPAIVSTLTDVYACAGDNATLDAGAGTNYTYLWSTGATTQTITTNVPGTYSVTISNGVCSKTFSAQLINPELPQFTNVVFENNTLTLYASNPTGGILEYSIDGGATWQPSNVFYGVLNNMMYHLMVRVKDAKCGTPLDYFTLVISNVITPNMDGINDTIDFTGISGYKDFAASVFDRYGSEVFKATKSDVIWRGTLKGLNLPTATYWYRVQWENPASKKLEQRSGWILLKNRN, from the coding sequence ATGTTAAATAGGAGGACAGGAAGTTTATTTTTAATCTTATTTTTTGCCTTTATCGGGAACTTTGTCTTTTCTCAGGATAGAGAGAGAATACAGGTGGCCAAACCTGACGGTTCTGTATCAAGGAGAGCCACGGATTTTATTGATGTGAATGCAGCCGGCTATCCCGAATCTGGTTATAATATTACCCAACTGGTTAAAAATGTTCTTATATCCGGAGGCGGATGTGCCACTTCCAATGTAAGTAACGTAACTGTTTCTCCCAATCTGCCTGCAAATGATCAGAACAGAAGCTGGGGATATTTCAATAAAGCCACTACTAATTTTCCTTTCAGTAAAGGGATTATTCTTTCTACGGGATATGCTAATAAAGCAGGAAATTCATTTAATTTAAATTTAAGTGATGATCTGGGATCCGGAGGAGATGTAGACCTTGCTACTGCCCTGGGAATTCCTAATAATAAGCTGAAAAATGCTACCTATATAGAGTTTGACTTTGTGGCAGCTTCTACTGAAATAACATTCAAATATTTATTTGCTTCTAAAGAATATCAACAGAGTTTTCCCTGTACCATTACAGACGGTTTTGCTTTATTGTTAAAAAAGGTCGGAGATCCTACTTATACTAATCTGGCAGTACTTCCGGGAGGTGCAGGTGCAGTAAGTGTTACCAATATTCACCCGTTTATTCCCGGACCTACCGGTTGCGGACCTGTAAATGAAGCTTATTTTGGAGGGTTTAACAATCCGCAGATTGAAACCAATTATGATGGCCGTACCATTCCTTTGACAGCAAAGGCTAACGTAATTCCGGGGGAAACCTATCATTTTAAAATGGTCCTTGCAGATTACCAGGATCCCAACTTTGATTCTGCTGTATTTCTGGAAGCGGGGTCATTCGATATAGGAGTGAAAATTCTGGATCCAGCCGGAGTACAGCTTCCGGCTTCTGTAAATATGTGTGATAATGCACCTCAGACTTTTACAGCTTCAGTACAGGGAGCCAATATTACTTATCAATGGTATTTGAATAATACACCGATTAACGGTGCCACAAACGCCAGTTACACGGCAACACAGCCGGGTGTATATTCTGTGAAAGTGTATGTTCAGGGAAATACATGTCCGGGAGAAGCTACTATTACCGTAGTAGGCGGTACTTCCCCTACAGTTCAGAACGCGAGCCTGACAGCTTGTTATACCGCCGGGAATGCAACCTTTAATTTAACATCGGCACAGGCCGCTATAAGTACAACTGCCGGGGCTACATTTGCCTATTATACCACGCTGGCAGATGCCAATGCCGGAAATACCAATACAATTCCCAATCCTACAGCGTACCCAAGCCCGGGAGGACAAACCGTATATGTTTTGGTGAAAAACGGATTCTGCTCAAAAGTAGCCGAACTGCAACTGATAAAAGCTCCGCAAATGACAGCTTCTATCGCTCCTCCAACAGCTCTGACCTGTGCCAACTCACAGACTACTCTGGATGCTTCTGCTTCCGTTTATCCAGCCGGAGCTACATTTAACTGGACAACCACGGGAGGGAATATTGTTTCCGGTGGAACAACCCTAAACCCTGTCATCAATGCTCCCGGAACTTATACTTTAACGATATCAAACACATATCAGCCTGGAAATCTTAACTGTACTGCTGTTGCTACGGTTACCGTAACAGGGGATAGTGCTCCGCCGACAACAGGACTTACGGCCACTAAAGTTAAAATTTGTAATGGTGAATCTGTGACCTTAACAGCATCCGGAGGAGCAACATATAACTGGACGGGGCTTCCGGGAACAGGAAATACCCAAACAGTTTCCCCTACAGCAACAACAACCTATACGGTAACAGCAGTGGGAGCAAATGGATGCGTTTCCCAAAATCCGGCAACCATTACTATAGAAGTATCACAACCATTTACCGCACAAAACGCAATATTGCATAAATGCTATGCGCCTGGCCTGACATATGACCTGACAGAAGCACAAACACAAATCTCTACTTCAACAGGGCTGACTTTTACTTATTATGTCAATCAAGCTGATGCCAATGCTGCCAATGGTAACTTTATTGCCAATCCTACAGCATACTCGCCGCCGGGTAACCAAACCATATATGTTCTGGTAAGCAACGGAGGATGTAGCTATGTAGTCTCTTTACAGCTGTTGAGAACAGCTGTCACTACATTAACAATAGCTGCACCACAGACCATTACCTGTACAACACCGCAGATTACCCTGAATGCTTCGGCTTCTGTAATTCCTGCGGGATCTACCATAACATGGGCTACAACAGGTGGAAATATAGTGTCTGGCGGAAATACCCTTACTCCTGTAGTCAATGCAGGAGGCACTTACACCCTTACCGTTACCAATGTCTCTCAGCCAGGTAATGTAAGCTGTACTTATACTTCAAGCGTTACAGTAAACGAAGACAGGGTAGCACCTGTTGCTGCGCTTGTTTCCTCACAGCCCCGTATATGTGTGGGAGAATCAGTAACCTTAACCGCTTCCGGGGGAGCAACTTATAATTGGGGTAACGGGCTTACCGGAAATGGAAACACTCAAGTGGTTTCGCCTACCTCTACCACTGTATATACCGTATATGCCGTAGGTGCTAATGGATGTATTTCCGCAACACCGGCTAGCGTTACCGTTGAGGTGGGACCTCCTGTTGCGGGAATCGCTGCTTCCAAATCAAAAATTTGTGCAGGAGAATCTGTTACCCTTACTGCTACCGGTGGTATTACCTATAATTGGGTAGGGCTTACCGGAAACGGAAATACTCAGGTAGTTTCCCCTACAGTGACTACACAGTATTCAGTATATGCATTGGGAGGAAACGGATGTAGCTCTGTGAATCCTGCTACCATTATTATAGAAGTAGTGCCTGCTATTGTTTCCACATTAACGGATGTGTATGCCTGTGCAGGAGATAATGCCACTCTGGATGCGGGTGCAGGAACAAATTACACTTACCTGTGGAGTACAGGAGCTACAACTCAGACCATCACAACAAATGTTCCCGGAACTTATAGTGTAACCATCAGTAACGGGGTTTGTTCCAAAACGTTTTCGGCACAACTGATCAACCCGGAACTTCCCCAGTTTACCAATGTTGTGTTTGAGAATAATACCCTCACCCTTTATGCAAGTAATCCAACAGGAGGTATCTTGGAATATTCAATAGACGGAGGAGCAACATGGCAGCCATCTAATGTATTCTATGGGGTTCTCAATAATATGATGTATCATCTGATGGTAAGGGTAAAAGATGCAAAATGCGGCACACCGCTGGATTATTTTACATTGGTAATCAGTAATGTTATTACTCCTAATATGGATGGAATAAATGATACTATAGATTTTACGGGAATCAGTGGTTATAAGGATTTTGCTGCCTCTGTTTTTGACAGGTATGGTTCAGAAGTGTTCAAAGCAACCAAATCGGATGTGATATGGAGAGGAACATTAAAAGGATTAAACCTGCCTACTGCTACTTACTGGTACAGGGTGCAGTGGGAGAATCCGGCAAGCAAGAAACTGGAACAGCGTTCAGGCTGGATATTATTAAAAAATAGAAACTAA
- a CDS encoding DUF1003 domain-containing protein has product MKKYNEKTEVLEKIADSITSWIGSIQSLIVHTLLFITSFLLPMLNIVDFDKMLLILTTVLSLEAIYLAIFIQMSVNKSHEKIEDIQEDIEEISEDIEDIQEDIEEISEDIEEISEDIEEINEDIEDIQEDLEEINEEEEEEDHNERARNVMLKSNVSSNKNEIKALKDIISQLQNEIDQLKKN; this is encoded by the coding sequence ATGAAAAAATACAACGAAAAAACGGAAGTTCTTGAAAAAATAGCCGATAGCATTACATCATGGATTGGGTCTATTCAATCATTAATAGTGCATACGCTGCTTTTTATCACCTCCTTTCTGCTTCCTATGCTGAATATTGTTGATTTTGATAAAATGCTTCTGATTCTCACTACGGTATTATCTTTAGAAGCTATTTATCTGGCCATTTTTATTCAGATGTCAGTCAATAAAAGCCACGAAAAAATTGAAGATATCCAGGAAGACATTGAAGAAATCAGTGAAGATATCGAAGACATCCAGGAGGATATCGAGGAAATAAGCGAAGACATTGAAGAAATCAGTGAGGATATTGAAGAAATCAACGAAGATATTGAAGATATTCAGGAAGACCTTGAGGAAATTAATGAAGAGGAAGAAGAGGAAGATCATAATGAAAGAGCCAGAAACGTAATGCTGAAAAGCAATGTAAGCTCAAATAAAAATGAAATAAAAGCCCTGAAAGACATTATTTCCCAGCTTCAGAATGAAATTGATCAGCTGAAAAAGAATTAA
- the rdgB gene encoding RdgB/HAM1 family non-canonical purine NTP pyrophosphatase, protein MELLVATHNEHKKEEIQQILGHDCRVKSLTDYNIHEEIVEDGDSFHANALIKAKYCFEKTGIPSLGDDSGLVVEALDGRPGIFSARYAGDHDFARNIEKVLEEMQGIENRKAYFITVLCYYDENGAQYFEGRVYGNLLTENKGLKGFGYDPIFVPEGYEKTFAEMNPEDKNKISHRKQALDLLMDFLKVTD, encoded by the coding sequence ATGGAATTATTAGTAGCCACTCACAACGAACATAAAAAAGAAGAGATCCAGCAGATTCTGGGGCATGATTGTAGGGTGAAAAGCCTTACGGATTATAACATTCATGAAGAAATTGTAGAGGATGGAGATTCTTTTCATGCCAATGCCCTGATTAAAGCAAAATATTGCTTTGAAAAAACAGGAATTCCCAGTCTGGGAGATGACAGCGGTTTGGTAGTGGAAGCACTGGACGGAAGACCGGGAATATTCTCCGCCCGTTATGCCGGAGATCATGATTTTGCCAGGAACATTGAAAAAGTGTTGGAAGAAATGCAGGGGATAGAAAACAGAAAAGCATACTTTATTACTGTTTTATGCTATTATGATGAAAATGGGGCCCAATATTTTGAGGGAAGGGTATATGGAAATTTGCTGACTGAAAATAAAGGACTTAAAGGATTCGGGTATGACCCTATTTTCGTGCCTGAAGGCTATGAAAAAACTTTTGCAGAAATGAATCCGGAAGACAAAAACAAAATCAGCCACCGTAAACAGGCATTAGACTTATTGATGGATTTTTTAAAAGTGACAGATTAA
- a CDS encoding TIGR02757 family protein — protein MLNFEELKNFLDEKADQYNAPGFIENDPIQIPHRFSIKQDIEIAGFLAATISWGNRKAIIRSAEKILDIMGNSPYDFVMNYSGKDLESVQDKSIHRTFNGEDFVYFIKQFNRIYRENESLENLFIIKEGENNFLHSIERFRNNFLEAEKHRSHKHISSPYKNSSAKRIIMFLRWMVRKDKRGVDFGIWKEIDPRYLSIPLDVHTGNISRKLGLVSRTQNDWKTVEELDIAIRKMDENDPAKYDFALFGLGVTKELL, from the coding sequence ATGCTGAATTTTGAAGAATTAAAAAACTTCCTGGATGAAAAGGCAGATCAGTATAATGCTCCTGGTTTTATTGAAAATGATCCGATTCAGATTCCACATCGCTTTTCTATAAAACAGGATATAGAAATTGCCGGGTTTCTGGCAGCAACAATTTCCTGGGGAAACAGAAAAGCTATTATCAGATCGGCAGAGAAAATCCTTGATATTATGGGAAATTCTCCTTACGATTTTGTAATGAATTATTCTGGGAAAGATCTGGAAAGTGTTCAGGATAAAAGCATTCACAGGACTTTTAACGGAGAGGACTTTGTTTATTTTATCAAACAGTTCAATAGAATATACAGGGAAAATGAAAGCCTGGAAAATCTGTTTATAATAAAAGAAGGAGAAAATAATTTTCTGCATTCCATTGAAAGGTTCAGGAATAATTTTCTGGAAGCCGAAAAACACAGAAGTCATAAACATATCAGCTCACCGTACAAAAATTCTTCCGCCAAAAGGATTATAATGTTTTTGAGGTGGATGGTACGTAAAGATAAGCGGGGAGTAGATTTTGGAATCTGGAAAGAAATAGATCCCAGATACCTGTCCATCCCTTTAGATGTACACACCGGAAATATTTCCAGAAAACTGGGATTGGTTTCAAGAACGCAGAATGACTGGAAGACGGTGGAAGAACTGGATATCGCCATTAGAAAAATGGATGAAAATGATCCGGCAAAATATGATTTTGCCCTGTTTGGACTAGGGGTTACCAAAGAACTCTTGTAA
- a CDS encoding ribonuclease Z, translating to MSTYLTILGFNSAIPTINSSPTAQLLEMEERHFLIDCGEGTQVQLRKAKARFSKINHIFISHLHGDHCFGLPGLIASFRLLGRENPLHVYGPKGIKKMLETIFQITETHRGFEVVYHELDKEYSEKIYEDNRVEVYTIPLDHRIYCNGYLFKEKPKERHLNMKEIAKYSEIETCDYHHIKAGKDFVLSDGYVLKNEILTIDPAPPVSYAFCSDSRYLESIIPIIKNVTVLYHESTFLHDLKEMADYTGHSTALEAAMIAQKAQAGKLILGHFSNRYADLTVFTDEARNIFPNTFLPKALESVKI from the coding sequence TTGAGCACTTATTTAACGATATTAGGTTTTAATTCAGCAATCCCGACCATCAATTCTTCCCCTACGGCACAGCTGCTGGAAATGGAAGAAAGACACTTCCTGATTGATTGTGGAGAAGGCACCCAGGTTCAGCTGAGAAAAGCAAAAGCAAGATTTTCAAAAATCAACCATATTTTCATTTCCCATCTTCACGGGGATCATTGCTTCGGGCTTCCCGGGCTTATTGCGTCGTTCCGTCTTTTAGGAAGAGAAAACCCGTTGCATGTTTACGGGCCTAAAGGAATTAAAAAGATGCTCGAAACCATTTTTCAGATTACTGAAACACATCGCGGTTTTGAAGTAGTGTATCATGAACTGGACAAAGAGTATTCAGAAAAAATTTATGAAGATAACAGGGTGGAAGTCTATACGATTCCCTTAGATCACAGGATTTATTGTAACGGTTACCTTTTTAAGGAAAAACCCAAAGAAAGGCATCTTAATATGAAAGAGATTGCCAAGTACAGTGAAATAGAAACCTGTGACTATCATCATATAAAAGCAGGAAAAGATTTTGTTCTGAGTGATGGCTATGTACTTAAAAATGAGATTTTAACAATTGATCCCGCTCCACCGGTATCATATGCATTTTGCAGTGATTCCCGTTATCTCGAAAGTATTATTCCAATTATTAAAAATGTAACGGTGCTGTATCATGAGTCCACATTTTTGCATGATCTGAAAGAAATGGCAGATTATACAGGGCATTCCACCGCGCTGGAGGCAGCAATGATTGCCCAGAAAGCACAGGCGGGAAAACTGATACTGGGACATTTTTCCAACAGATATGCCGATTTGACTGTATTTACAGATGAAGCAAGAAACATTTTTCCGAATACATTTTTGCCCAAGGCGTTGGAAAGTGTAAAAATTTAA
- a CDS encoding choice-of-anchor L domain-containing protein, producing the protein MLNYRVKSYFFLFAFLLISISAFSQTAPDRRMSKKVKPSAASLRAGAFIDVNVTPYVGSTYTAEQLVKNILINGGTNCTTANVTNVTVSPNHAVGDNDRFWGYFNKGTASFPFTDGIVLTTGYARQAGNSYVGLLSGQVGTGSDPDLVTATNPPYALLDAVALEFDFVPNSTQVKFNYIFASEEYDANYPCSGYSDAFALLLKKAGDPTYTNLAVLPNGAGPVSATNIVPAGNGFSCGPINATYFGAMNNPHVGINYFGRTVPLTAVADVIPGQTYHFKMVLADARDRGHDSAVFLEGGSFDIGIKIVDENGVALPNSINMCDNTPKQLKAQLAAIPGMTFQWYKDNVAIPGATNAVYIANQPGVYTVKVMIPGNQCPGEATITIVGGTSPTVKDATMKLCATPALNTFNLEDAKPLISTTPGAVFRFYTTQADAQAQNNNFITNLTSYNGTDGQILYVLVSNGAFCSKIATLTLRREETPVAVLNATKLKICVGESVVLTASGGVTYQWNNSSATTPVRTVSPTQTTTYTVYAIGAQGCKSLQPASVTVEVVPAIVSKLKGGHICQGDQIVLDAGAGPDYTYEWSTGETTQSISVGTPGVYTVKISNGVCSDVYKTEVIKAIIPEITNVDYNENGTMIITASNPSNGILEYSIDNGITWQSSNVFGNVPRNKVISIRVRVKYTSCVGFLEFFTFVMKNVITPNGDNINDIIDFRGVSDYKDFSGVVYDRYGREVFKAEKIRPYWDGYFQGKKLPTASYWYQVTYEDPASKQLTVKTGWILLKNIE; encoded by the coding sequence ATGTTAAACTATAGAGTAAAAAGCTACTTTTTTCTTTTTGCGTTTTTACTGATTTCTATTTCTGCGTTTTCTCAGACGGCACCCGACAGAAGAATGTCCAAAAAAGTGAAACCTTCTGCAGCCAGTCTCAGAGCAGGCGCATTTATAGACGTAAACGTAACTCCTTATGTAGGTTCTACCTATACTGCCGAACAATTGGTAAAGAATATTCTGATTAACGGAGGAACCAATTGTACCACTGCTAACGTAACCAACGTCACGGTTTCTCCCAATCACGCGGTAGGAGATAACGATAGGTTTTGGGGATATTTCAATAAAGGAACAGCCAGTTTTCCTTTTACAGATGGAATTGTATTGACAACAGGTTATGCACGGCAGGCCGGGAACAGCTATGTCGGATTGCTTAGCGGACAGGTAGGTACGGGAAGTGATCCGGACCTTGTTACAGCAACGAATCCTCCATATGCCCTGCTGGATGCAGTAGCGCTTGAATTTGATTTTGTTCCCAATTCTACCCAGGTAAAATTTAATTATATATTTGCTTCTGAAGAGTATGATGCGAATTATCCATGCTCGGGATACTCCGATGCTTTTGCCCTTCTCTTAAAGAAAGCAGGAGATCCTACGTATACGAATCTTGCTGTGTTACCCAATGGTGCAGGCCCGGTAAGTGCTACAAATATTGTACCTGCCGGAAACGGATTTAGCTGTGGCCCGATCAATGCCACCTATTTCGGAGCAATGAACAATCCCCATGTTGGAATTAATTATTTTGGAAGAACAGTTCCGTTAACAGCTGTTGCCGATGTTATTCCGGGGCAGACCTACCATTTCAAAATGGTTCTTGCGGATGCAAGGGACAGGGGACACGATTCTGCAGTGTTCCTGGAAGGAGGTTCTTTTGATATCGGGATTAAAATTGTGGATGAAAACGGGGTTGCCCTGCCCAACAGCATCAATATGTGTGATAATACCCCTAAACAACTGAAAGCACAGTTAGCAGCCATTCCTGGAATGACTTTCCAATGGTATAAAGACAATGTGGCAATTCCCGGGGCTACCAATGCCGTTTATATAGCCAATCAGCCGGGTGTTTATACCGTAAAAGTAATGATTCCCGGGAACCAGTGTCCCGGAGAAGCAACGATAACTATTGTGGGAGGAACGAGCCCTACTGTAAAGGATGCCACCATGAAGCTTTGTGCAACACCGGCTCTGAATACTTTTAATTTGGAAGATGCAAAACCCCTGATCAGTACCACTCCGGGAGCTGTATTCCGTTTTTATACCACTCAGGCTGATGCACAGGCTCAAAATAATAATTTCATTACCAACCTGACCAGTTATAACGGAACAGACGGACAAATTTTATATGTTCTTGTTTCCAACGGAGCTTTCTGTAGTAAGATTGCTACATTAACTTTAAGAAGGGAAGAAACACCGGTAGCTGTGCTTAATGCAACAAAATTAAAAATTTGTGTAGGAGAGTCAGTGGTATTAACGGCTTCAGGAGGCGTTACCTATCAATGGAATAACAGCTCAGCCACAACACCGGTAAGAACAGTGAGCCCAACGCAGACAACTACTTATACAGTGTATGCAATCGGAGCACAGGGATGCAAGTCTTTACAGCCGGCCAGTGTTACCGTTGAAGTAGTACCCGCTATTGTTTCCAAATTAAAGGGAGGCCATATTTGCCAGGGAGACCAGATCGTTCTGGATGCCGGCGCGGGACCTGATTATACCTACGAATGGAGTACAGGAGAAACCACTCAGAGCATTTCTGTAGGAACTCCGGGAGTTTATACGGTGAAAATCAGTAACGGTGTATGCTCTGATGTATATAAAACAGAGGTTATAAAAGCAATCATTCCTGAAATTACCAATGTAGATTATAACGAGAACGGAACCATGATTATAACAGCCAGTAATCCTAGTAACGGAATACTGGAATATTCAATAGATAACGGGATTACATGGCAATCTTCCAATGTATTCGGTAATGTTCCAAGAAATAAAGTGATTTCCATCCGTGTAAGAGTTAAATACACCAGTTGTGTAGGATTCCTGGAATTCTTTACTTTCGTAATGAAAAATGTAATTACTCCGAATGGAGATAACATCAATGATATTATTGATTTCAGAGGAGTAAGTGATTATAAGGATTTTAGTGGAGTGGTGTATGACCGGTACGGAAGGGAAGTTTTCAAGGCAGAAAAGATCAGGCCTTATTGGGATGGATATTTCCAGGGTAAGAAACTGCCTACAGCATCCTACTGGTATCAGGTGACTTATGAAGATCCGGCCAGCAAGCAGCTCACTGTAAAAACAGGTTGGATATTGCTGAAAAATATAGAATGA